A part of Rhipicephalus microplus isolate Deutch F79 chromosome 8, USDA_Rmic, whole genome shotgun sequence genomic DNA contains:
- the LOC142768728 gene encoding uncharacterized protein LOC142768728 produces MQPHKLVILCLRLACAWCLKFFEGGSDEEVISKECRRRYRLGHLAFITLNRLFMSENLAYLRQVPEGTVSTEIVRIYIERGDEEFFTIIRRYEDIFTVILTEWSGVDTIQCQLKTNRMDEWLLQLMVTGSRWALERLKDNVVYPSFRGVLALVFKQQISQF; encoded by the exons ATGCAGCCGCACAAGCTGGTCATTCTGTGCCTGCGTTTGGCCTGCGCTTGGTGCCTGAAGTTTTTCGAGGGGGGCAGCGACGAAGAGGTGATCTCGAAGGAGTGCAGACGTCGCTACAGGCTCGGTCATCTGGCGTTCATTACGCTTAACCGCCTCTTCATGTCTGAGAACCTCGCCTACCTGCGTCAGGTTCCTGAAGGAACCGTCTCCACCGAGATAGTAAG GATTTACATCGAAAGGGGGGATGAAGAGTTCTTCACCATTATTCGTCGCTACGAGGACATCTTCACAGTCATCCTGACGGAGTGGTCGGGCGTGGACACCATCCAGTGCCAGCTCAAAACGAACCGCATGGACGAATGGCTCCTCCAGCTCATGGTCACCGGAAGCCGGTGGGCATTGGAGCGCCTCAAGGACAATGTCGTCTACCCGTCATTCCGAGGGGTTCTCGCACTCGTTTTCAAGCAGCAGATATCTCAGTTCTAA